GGCGGGGTAGTAATGCCGCAGGGTGGTCATGACATCGGAATGACCCAGCGCAGTGGCTGCTATCGACGGTGCTACGTGATCGTCGGCGAGCTGGTGGCCTTTGCGGTGCCGGAAGGCGTGGGCTGAGATGATGCGGATATTATCGCCCTGGTCCTGAGCTGCTTTGCAATTGCGCCGGATGATTTGCCCCAGGTAATTTGAACTTATCGGTGTTGCTTTGTTGGAGAAGACGTAGACACCTGGTTTACGGCGACGCACCCAGAGCCACCGCTTGAGCGCGTCTCTACAGACAGGCCCGAAGACGACACGGCGCGTCTTATCGCCTTTTTCTGTGACAACCCCGGTCATATTCTCCAGATCCAGATCATCCATGGTGAGGCCACAGGCCCCACGTGCGCGGCAGCCGGTCTCTGCCAAAAAGAGGATGAGCGCGCGGTCACGAGGTTTACCCCTTGTGACATTTAGCAGGATTTGAAGTTCTTCCTCGGTGATGGCTTTTTCGCGGGTGATGTATGCATCGATGTGCTCCATCTTGAGCGCTTTGGTGGGCGCTTCACTCAATACCCCTAATTTGACGAGCCAATTAAAGAGCGTGCGAGTGGTCTTCACATATTTGTTGATGGTCGCTTTGGCGAGGGGTTTGCCGTCGTGCTTGCGGCGGCGAACGGCCTGGATGTAGCGGATGAGGTCAGCGGCTGCGATCTCGTCAACCGGGCGTGTGTATCCCAGGTAGTTCTGCATATCTCGCAGGACATAGAAATAACTATTGGCTGTTGTGCGGCGCTGCTCTGCTAAGAAGAGCGAAACCGCTTCATGCAACTTCATTGATGGCCTCCATGAGGGGTGAACAAAAAGTTTAAGTCGAAGGAGATTCGAAATGTCAGAAAGTAACAAAGATGTAACTGTAACAAATGGTAATAAAGATCATACACAAGCACCGTTACAGCCCCTATTACCAATTGACGACGAAGAATTTGAGAATTCGCTCAAGGTCGGCGACGTTGTTTTGCTGCATCAAATCAGAAACAAGGTAATCGAGTTCAACGCCAATAACACTCAGGTGCTGTTGGGTAAGTGGTTGGATGGCATGTATCACGAGATATGGCACCCGATGAAGCAGGTTGTTGGTGAGGGTGAGCAGGTGGTTGATGACGATACGAAGGTGCCGGACCCGACCGCAACGAGTGAGGTTGAGATGCCGCAGGATCGACCGGGTGAGCATGTGAAGACGCTGGTGCAGGCGATTGTGACGGCTACGCAGATTGAAGAAGCCGACAGGCAGATTGAGTTGATGATTGCTGAGGGGTACATCCTGGGCAGCGAACAAATCATCTGGGACCACGATGTGGACGGGCTTGTGCGCGTGGTGCGCTTCGTCAAGCCGTTTGTGCACCCGGCGGACCGGGAACTGAATCAGCTTTATGACCAGCTCTATGGGATGGTGGTTTCGCTGGACAACGTGATCCGGCGACGGACGACGACTCAGTAAGGGGCTGTTGAGATCACTACATAAAGGCATTTATCAGGACAAGTATGGAGGAAATCGTGAATAAGAAAACGGAATGGGTATTGGATACAGAACACCTTATGGCTGTCGCAAGACAGGCATATGGGGAACTGCCAGTACGTGAAATGGCCTTAAAGCTTGGCATCAGTGCAAGCACTGTTAGTCGCTTAAACAATGGGGCTGATTGTGACATTAAGTCACTTTGCCAAATATGTGTATCGCTTGAGGCTTCGCCCGCAGAATTCTTCACAAAACGGGTTTGGACATTGGAGGAGGAATCATGATTGTTATCACTTTATTGAATGAGAAGGGCGGGGTCGGTAAGACGACATGGGCTGACCATATTGCGCGCGCGCTTGCAGCACGAGGTAAGCGCGTCTTGTTGATTGACCTGGACCCGCAAGGGCACGCTACGCTGCGTACTGGTTTGAAATGGGACTCTGGGATTTATGACCTCCTGGTGCGAGAAGAAAGCTGGGAGTACGCGTTGGAGCCGATTCAGCCGGAGAAGTTCAGCATCCCCAGGGAACGGCTGAGCCGAGGCAAGTTGTGGGTATTGCCGTCCAACCGTGAGACGCGGTTTGTCGGGTTGGCAGGTTTGAACACCTTCATCCTGGCGAAGCGATTGAAGGAACTTGAGGGCCAGATTGACCTGGTTGTTATTGATTCTTCCCCTACGCCTTCGCCGCTGCATGCGCTGGCTTACATGGCAACGGATTACATCGTCTACCCGACGGAGTGCGCCTTCTTGAGTATGTCGGGGTTGGGGCAAAGCCTGCTCGCACGACAGCTCGCCGATAAGAACAAAGAAGATGAACTGAAACGGTCTGATTGGCCGATTGAAAAGATCAGTCATATCAGCGTGGCTGGCATCCTGCCCACGAAGTTCAAGGCGAACACGATTGAACATACGGAAAACCTGGACAAGCTCCATCAGCAGTTCGGTGACTTCGTGTGGCCGGAGATACGTAACCGCGTCATCTGGGACACAAGCAGCTCGTACTGCTTGCCTGTCTTCAATTTAGAACCACGTAGTAAGGCCGCTGCCGAAGTGTGGGAAGTGGCCGACAGAGTAGAGGAGGTGCTGAATGCCTAAAGATCGCTACAACGGTGCACAGAAGGCTGACCCGTTTGACCAGAACCCAGACCCGGCCACGTTGGAAGATATGGACGAACGTATTTTTGGTGCGCGGGATATTGGGATTGATACAGGGCGGATTGTGGCGCGGCCTGTCTCGATTGATGAGATATGGCCGGACCTGCGCCAGCCGCGGCGGGCGATCCCGGCTGAAATGCGCGGTGAGTTCGCTGGCAATCCGGCTCATGTGGCTAGCCTGCTCAAGCACTGGCACAAGGAAGTTGAGCGCGTGAGTGGTATTGAGATTGACCTCGGGCTGCAACTATCTGGGGTGGCGAATGAGC
The Phototrophicus methaneseepsis DNA segment above includes these coding regions:
- a CDS encoding ParA family protein encodes the protein MIVITLLNEKGGVGKTTWADHIARALAARGKRVLLIDLDPQGHATLRTGLKWDSGIYDLLVREESWEYALEPIQPEKFSIPRERLSRGKLWVLPSNRETRFVGLAGLNTFILAKRLKELEGQIDLVVIDSSPTPSPLHALAYMATDYIVYPTECAFLSMSGLGQSLLARQLADKNKEDELKRSDWPIEKISHISVAGILPTKFKANTIEHTENLDKLHQQFGDFVWPEIRNRVIWDTSSSYCLPVFNLEPRSKAAAEVWEVADRVEEVLNA
- a CDS encoding tyrosine-type recombinase/integrase — its product is MKLHEAVSLFLAEQRRTTANSYFYVLRDMQNYLGYTRPVDEIAAADLIRYIQAVRRRKHDGKPLAKATINKYVKTTRTLFNWLVKLGVLSEAPTKALKMEHIDAYITREKAITEEELQILLNVTRGKPRDRALILFLAETGCRARGACGLTMDDLDLENMTGVVTEKGDKTRRVVFGPVCRDALKRWLWVRRRKPGVYVFSNKATPISSNYLGQIIRRNCKAAQDQGDNIRIISAHAFRHRKGHQLADDHVAPSIAATALGHSDVMTTLRHYYPADWESAEQALRATHIQPEPQAEPKPKNIVNLNDSLTG
- a CDS encoding helix-turn-helix domain-containing protein, whose protein sequence is MALKLGISASTVSRLNNGADCDIKSLCQICVSLEASPAEFFTKRVWTLEEES